The Bradyrhizobium betae genomic interval GATGCCGAGGATCAGGAAGACGAAGTTGTAGGTGTTCAGGCCCGACAGCGTGATGAGCGGATTGCCGGACTGGAAGGTCTGCCACAGCCAGCCAAGGGCGAGGACGACGATCAGGATGGTCAGGATCGGGCTGAATTCGAGGAAGTCGCCGGGCCGGGCGGGAGCCTTCGGCTTGATCGTGTCGTCTTCAAGCGAGACGCCGAGGTCCTGCGCGGTTCGGGTCTCGGCCGCGTTGGGCGCGGTCAGATAGCAGATGACGGCCGACACGACCGTCACCAGGATCGTCGTGACCAGATTTTGCCAGGTCAGGATCGTCTCGGAAAACCCGATGACGCCGGTGATCGGCAGCAGCGAGCTCGGAATGCTGGCGGCGTTGGCCTGAAGCTGCGCGGCCGACGAGGTGATGCCGAGCGTGAAGCCGCAGCCGAGGCCGAGATAGCCGGCAGCTCCAGCGGCCCGGTAGTCGAGCTTGATGTCCGTGCGCCGCGCGATCTCGCGGACCAGCAGGCCGGAGAAGATCAGGCTGAGCCCCCAATTGACCAGCGACAGGAGAATGCTCAGCACCCCGACGAAGACCACGGCGCCGCGTCCGGTGGAGGGCACCGCGGCCAGGCGGCGCAGCGCGGCCGCGATCGGCGGCGACATCGCCACGACGTAACCTCCGATCGCGACCAGAGCCATCTGCATCGTGAATGGAATGAGATTCCAGAAACCGTCACCGAACGCACGGCTGACCGCGAGCGGGGAGCCGCCATGGACGATCGTGCCGATCGCGATGGCGATCACGGCGATCAGCACGAAGACATAGGCGTCCGGAAACCAGCGCTCGGAGAAGACCACCAGGCGCTGCGAGAATCTCGCGAGCAGATTGGTCTCGGTCGGTGTAGTCCCGTTGAGAGAGTCTCCGGAAACGGTCGTCATTATCAGCCCCCAATTTGACAGTGATGGTCGTGGTTGAAAGTCATGCGGCGTGGTCAGAGCGCGAGCGTGAGCTCGGACAGCGGGACCGCCTGACAAGTCAGGCAGTGCTCGGTCAAGCTGTCGCCGCCGCCGAGCTGTGCGACGCGGCCATCGACGATGCGCATGGCGCAGCTCTCGCACTGACCGACGCGGCAGCCGCTGGGCAGCGGCACGCCCGCGGCATGCGCGGCATCGAGCAGCGTGCCCAATTCAGGCGACCAGAGAAAACTCCTGTCGCTGCCGGCGAGGTGAACCGTCTGCGGCTCCAGCGTCGCAGGCACTTCGGGCGGCGATACGAAGGCTTCCGCAAAGATGTCGAAGCGGGCAACTCCGCGCTCGGCGAGCTGCGTGGCCATCGAAGACGTGAAGTCCGGCGAGCCGCAGAGATAGGCAAGGGGGCTTTTGGAGAGCAATGGATCAATGGCGGACAGGTCCAGCCGGCCGGCATGGTCGTAATTGTCGTGCAGCCGGTCGGATGGGCGAGGTGCCGTAAAGGCCGTAATGAGCTTCAACTGCGGCAGCAGCGCCCGGAGCTCCCGAAGCCGCGCGGCGAAAGGATGCTCGTTGCCATTGCGGCAGGTGTGGATCAGCAGGACGTCCTTGACGCGCTCGGCCGGCGTCATGGCGAGCAGCGCCTCAAGATGACTCATGAACGGCGTGATGCCGATTCCGGCCGCCAGAAAGATCAGGGGGCGATGGCTCTGCAATGGCGGGGTGAAGATCCCGCCGGGAGCTTCGAGCTGGACCTCGTCGCCAATCGCGAGGCGATGAATGTGTTCGGAGAGATGAAGGCCGCTGTCGGAATGCTGCTTCTTGACGGCGACGGACAGCACGTTCTCGCCGCCGGGTCCGATCAATGAGTAGGCCCGGGCGATGTTCACGCCCGGCAAATTCAGCAGGACGTGCTGCCCCGGCCGGTACGCGGGAAGCGCATCGCCGTCCTTCGGAGCAAGGTCGATGGCGACGACGTCATCGGCCTCGCGGCGGACGCTCGCGACTGAGAATGTGCGCCGCCCGGCCCAGCGCCCGCGGTTCGCGGCCTGGTCGCGCCTGATGTCGCAGAGCGTGGCGCGCAGAGGAACCGAGCCGCTGACCGGGTCGCGCGACGCGTCGCTCAATGCGTCGTTCATGTTCGACGTCGCGACGCCCGCGGACGGCGTCACGCCGAGTCCAAGCGGCGGACAACCCTCCCACCAGCCGAACTCGGCCAGCACGACGCGGTCGTCGAGCGCATCGTTCAGGCGGACCCGGAGCCGGACCTGACCGGATGGCGTTTCGACGATCGCCCAATCGCCGTCTTCGAGGCCCTGCCGCGTTGCGAGCGTCGTGCTGATCTCCACGGCGGGATCGGGCGATTTCCTGCGAAGCGATGCCACGTGCCGATGCGAGCTGTGGACGTACCAGCCGCTCTTGGCGGTCGTCAGCACCAGGGGAAACCGCTTGCCGGAGGTCGTCGCCATCGGACTCTCGGCCGGCTCGACGTGGCCCGCGAGCGGCGCATAGCCGTGATCGAGCATCAGCTCGGAATAGATCTCCACGCGCTGCGTCGGCGTCGCGAAACCGGCGATCGTCCCGTCGTTCTTCCTGTCGGCGTATTTTTCGTGATGGAATGGCTGAGGAAAGCGCATGCCCTCGGGCTGCTTACGCAAGTCGTCGACGGTGATGCCGAGCGTGGCCAATTGATAATTCCAGCCGGCACGAATGTCGCCGCCGAAGAACTGCTCCGCCATCCCCATGCGCACAGCCAGTTCCGCGACGATCTCGTAGTCGGCCTTGCTCTCGCCGTGCCGTGGCAGCATCCGCGGCCGGAACTGGATCGTCTCGACGGCCTCCTGCGTGATCTCGAAGCCGATCTTCAGCGCATCGCGTTCCCAGGGCATGCCG includes:
- a CDS encoding short-chain fatty acid transporter yields the protein MTTVSGDSLNGTTPTETNLLARFSQRLVVFSERWFPDAYVFVLIAVIAIAIGTIVHGGSPLAVSRAFGDGFWNLIPFTMQMALVAIGGYVVAMSPPIAAALRRLAAVPSTGRGAVVFVGVLSILLSLVNWGLSLIFSGLLVREIARRTDIKLDYRAAGAAGYLGLGCGFTLGITSSAAQLQANAASIPSSLLPITGVIGFSETILTWQNLVTTILVTVVSAVICYLTAPNAAETRTAQDLGVSLEDDTIKPKAPARPGDFLEFSPILTILIVVLALGWLWQTFQSGNPLITLSGLNTYNFVFLILGILLHWRPRSLLEAFSKAMPSVSGVLLQFPFYAGIAQMLTKVPNAKGVTLSDTIAHWFVDASASSTVFSFLVGIYSAVLGFFIPSAGGKWIIEAPYIMKAANSVGAHLGWTVMVYNIAETLPNFINPFWMLPLLGILGLKSKDLIGYTSIQFLIHFPIVMIVAAILMSTFTYHPPVLP
- a CDS encoding molybdopterin-dependent oxidoreductase → MAERYPGYCTLCRSRCGSTTVVENGRMVAVENAPAHPTGGALCSKGRAAPEMVHSPRRLTYPLRRTAPRDAADPGWVRISWDEALGEIVEKLGRIRSTAGAEAVAFAVTTPSGTPMVDSFEWVERFIRCFGSPNLIYAVEVCGWHKDFAHALTFGRGIGFPDYDRADTIVLWGHNPARTWLAQATRIADARRRGARVAVVDPKPNGSGQQADLWLRIRPGADGALAMAAIRHLIATGTYDQDFVTRWTNGPFLVDTHTGRFVRATELWPDQSPDAFVVIDPSGKARPHDPRVEVLDPANCVLDAEATLDGVGGRVIAARTAFSRLAAEAASYTTSSVAATTWLDESKVAAFCALFENSPKLAYHSWTGVGQHTNATATERAIATLYALTGACDRPGGNVWPVPPPTRAVNDISLLPPGQKAKALGLDELPLGPPSRGWITARDFSRAVLKGEPYRVNALMSFGTNFVVSQGHSSRNREALRALDFHVHVDMFMNPTAENADIVLPAGMPWERDALKIGFEITQEAVETIQFRPRMLPRHGESKADYEIVAELAVRMGMAEQFFGGDIRAGWNYQLATLGITVDDLRKQPEGMRFPQPFHHEKYADRKNDGTIAGFATPTQRVEIYSELMLDHGYAPLAGHVEPAESPMATTSGKRFPLVLTTAKSGWYVHSSHRHVASLRRKSPDPAVEISTTLATRQGLEDGDWAIVETPSGQVRLRVRLNDALDDRVVLAEFGWWEGCPPLGLGVTPSAGVATSNMNDALSDASRDPVSGSVPLRATLCDIRRDQAANRGRWAGRRTFSVASVRREADDVVAIDLAPKDGDALPAYRPGQHVLLNLPGVNIARAYSLIGPGGENVLSVAVKKQHSDSGLHLSEHIHRLAIGDEVQLEAPGGIFTPPLQSHRPLIFLAAGIGITPFMSHLEALLAMTPAERVKDVLLIHTCRNGNEHPFAARLRELRALLPQLKLITAFTAPRPSDRLHDNYDHAGRLDLSAIDPLLSKSPLAYLCGSPDFTSSMATQLAERGVARFDIFAEAFVSPPEVPATLEPQTVHLAGSDRSFLWSPELGTLLDAAHAAGVPLPSGCRVGQCESCAMRIVDGRVAQLGGGDSLTEHCLTCQAVPLSELTLAL